ACGGGCGAGGCCGAGGGCGAAAACCGCGCCGTGGCCGCCGCCGAGGACGCCATTTCCAACCCGCTGCTGGAAGATACATCCATGGCGGGCGCGCAGGGCCTGCTGATCAACATCACGGGTGGTGAGGACCTGACACTGTTCGAGGTGGACCAGGCCGCAAACCGTATCCGTGAGGAAGTGGCCGAAGACGCCAACATCATTTTCGGCTCCGCCATCGATACCTCGCTCAACGGGCGCATCCGTGTGTCCGTGGTGGCGACGGGCATCGACAACCCGCCCACGCGCGCAGCAGCACAGCCCCCGGCCCAGCCGGAAGCGGCCACGCCCCCGCAGGCGGCGGCTCCTGCTGCACCAGCCGGGGCTGCCCCCCAGCAGGCCGCAGCCCCCCAGCCTGCCGCACAACCGGCCCCCCCCCATGCAGCCGCGCCGCCGCCGCGTCCCGCCGCGCCACAGGCTCCGTCCCCCAATGCCGTGCCGCCACATCTGGCGCAGCGCAGCGCTTCCCCGCGCTCGCCCCTGTTCACGGAAGGTGCGCGCCCCGCCGCCCCCGAACCCCAGCCTGCGGCACCCCGCAGCCTGTTCGGAATCGTGACGGGCGCGCTCCGCCGTCATTCCACCCAGCCGCAGCCGGAAGCCCCCCCCCAGCGGGCGGAACCCTCCGTACAGCAGGCAGCATCCCGGGCGCCCCAGCCCCAGCCCCAGCAGTCGCCACAGCCGCAGCCACAGCAGCCACCTGTTGGCGGCACGCCCCAGCAGGATGATGGCGGGCTGGACATTCCGGCCTTCCTGCGTCGGCGTTCATCCTGATTTCCATCTACGCGGCCCGCCTGTGGCGGGCCGCGTCCCCTGCGGTGGAATACAGGTAACAATAGGCAATAATCCTTGACTATCGTGGGCATGGGCCAGGCAGTAGCATGCAGCCATGCCTGTTACCGTATGTACTCCAACCCGCCTGCCAAGGACCCCGGCAATGAACAACATGTCGCCACGGACACATGTTCCCTTCCCGCCGCTATCCCGGCATGACGGACAGATGCAGCATACCCTTCGCCAGCCCATCGGCAGCGTGGGTGTCGGGTTGCATACCGGTGCGCGCATCGGGCTGCGCCTGTGCCCCGCACCGGAAGAAACCGGTATCGTCTTCCGCCGGACCGACAGTGCCCTGCCCCCCCTTGCCGCACGGTATGACAATGTGGTCGATACGCGCCTGAGTACCGTGCTTGGCCATGCAGACCAGCCGGGCCATGCCGGCCGGGTCGCCACGGTGGAACATCTCATGGCCGCGCTGGCCGGATGTGGCGTCGACAATGTTTTCGTTGATGTGGATGGTCCGGAAATGCCGGTCTTTGACGGGTCGGCCGCCGAATTCGTGTTCCTGCTGGAATGCGCCGGCATTGCCCCGCAGCGGGCTGTGCGGCAACATATCCATATAGACCGCACCGTAAGGGTGGAAGAAGGCGATGCCTTTGCCGAACTCTCCCCCACCACGCGGCAGTCCGGGCTTGCTATCGACATTTCGATTGATTTCGCGGCATCCGCCATAGGTCGGCAGCATTATGCCGCGCGGGTGGGCGGCAGCATGTTCCGCCAGCAGCTGAGCATGGCGCGCACATTCGTCATGCAGTCCGAAATCGAGCACCTGCATGCCGTTGGCCTGGCGCGTGGCGGCTCGCTGGACAATGCCATTGTCGTCAACGGGGCCAGCGTACTCAACCCCGCCGGGCTGCGCCACCCCCAGGAATTCGTGCGCCACAAGGTGCTGGATGCGATCGGTGACCTCTATCTGGCGGGCGGCATGATCAACGGACGGTTCCGTGGCCACAAACTGGGCCATACGCTTAACAACCGCCTGCTGCGCCAGCTGTTTTCAAGCCCGGAAAACTGGCATCGCGCGCCCCTTGGCGCCCCTGCGCCCCATCCCCAGACCCGTGCCGCATGACTGGCCGGTACGAAATCCGCACGCGGAGACTTCACCCGCCCCCCGCTCATGATATAAAGCTCCCGTAACTGGAAGAGCTGGCATGTTCGCACGCAGATCACACGATACTCCCCTGCCCCGCCACAGCACACGCGCGCCGGCCCGCTGGCTCGCCCTTCTGCCGCTGGCGGCCATGCTGGCGGCCTGTGGCGACAACGCCAGCAGCATCAACGAGCATGCACCACGCGTCGGCTCCGCCGAGACACTGTACAACAACGGTGTCGATGCCCTGCGCTCCGACCGGTACCTGCTCTCGGTCAACCAGTTCGACACGTTGCAGCGCAACTATCCATATTCCCAGTATACGGCCAATGCGCAGTTGATGGAGGGGTATGCCAACTACCTGCTGAACAAATACCCCGAAGCGGTGCAGCAGCTCGACCGCTTCCTGGAACTGCACCCCACCAGCACCGATGCCGCCTATGCCTTCTACCTGCGTGCCCTGTGCTATTATGAACAGGTGGCTGATGTGCAACGTGACCAGCAGGGCACGATCGAAGCCATGGACGCGCTGGAAGAAGTCATCACCCGCTTCCCCCAGAGCCCCTACGCCCGTGATGCGCAGCTGAAGATCGACCTGTGCCGCGACCACTTGGCCGGCAAGGAAATGCTGGTGGGGCGGTGGTACCAGCAGCAGAATGACTACCCCGCCGCTGCAGGCCGCTACCAGCGCGTGGTGCAGGATTTCCAGACCACCAACCACGTGCCCGAGGCACTGGAGCGGCTGGTGGAGGTCTATCTGGACATGGGCCTGCTGGAACAGGCACGCAAGACCGGTTCGGTCCTGGCCTACAACTACCCCAGCAGCAAATGGTACACGGATGCGTATGATCACCTGCGCGCGCACCACCTGATAAAAAGCGTGGATGGCAAGGACCACAAGCAGGGACGCAACGTACTGTCGCGTGCATGGCATTCGGTTTTCTGATTTCCGCCAACGCTTTCGTGTGCTGAACAGGAACCCCTTATGCTGACACAGCTCTCGATACGGGACGTGGTCCTGATCGAAAAACTGGATCTGGCATTCCCCCCCGGCCTGACCGTACTGACGGGGGAAACCGGCGCCGGCAAGTCCATCCTGCTCGACAGCCTCGGGCTGGCGCTGGGTGAACGCGCCAGCGCATCCCTTGTCCGCGCGGGCTGCGAGCAGGCCAGTGTCAGCGCCAGTTTCGAGATCGCCCCCACCCACCCGCTGCATGAACTGCTGACCGAGCAGGGCATCATGCTCGACGATACGCGCGAGCCGGTGCTGCTGCGCCGCATTGTCACCACCGATGGCCGCTCACGCGCCTATATCAACGACCAGCCGGTGGCCGTAAGCCTGCTGCGCCGGGCCGCGACCCTGCTGGTCGAGATACAGGGCCAGCATGAACAGATGGGGCTGGCGGACCAGGCCACCCATCTTGACCTGCTGGATGCTTTTGGCGTTTCCACCGCCCTGCGCGAGCTTACGGCCGGGGCCTACCGCAAATGGATCGAGGCTACGGCAAAGCTGGCGACAGCACGCGCCGAGATGGAAAACGCGGCGCGGGAGGAAGACTGGCTGCGCCAGGCGGTGGAGGATCTGGGCAGCCTTGCCCCGCAGGAGGACGAGGAAGCCCAGCTTGCCGGCATGCGCCAGGCGCTCCAGCAGGGGGAACGTCGGGCCGAAGCCATTGCCGCGGCGCTGGCCGACCTGGCCCCGCGTGACCGGCGGGCACCCGGCCCGGCCTCCGCCCTGCGCAATGCCAGCCGTGCGCTGCAACGCCTGCTGCCCAGCCCCACCGACATCAACCCCGAAGCCGTGGGCGCTGCCGAACAGGAAGCCGCGCAGGAAGCGCTCAACGCGCTGGAACGCGCGGAAGAAGCCCTGGCCGAAGCCGAAAGCATGCTCTCCCGCCTGGCATCCGATGCGCAGGCCGATCCGCGCCTGCTGGAACAGACTGAAGAACGCCTGTTCGCGCTGCGCGCCGAAGCCCGCAAGCATGGCGTATCGGTGCCGGAACTACCCGGCCTTCTGGCCGCCTTTACCGAACGGCTGGCAGCACTGGATTCGGGCAATGCCCGCATCGAGGGGCTGGAACAGGCCGTGGCCGAAACCCGCGCCCGGTTCGAGGAAATCGCCCTTGATCTGACGGCAGCACGCGAAAAGGCGGCACGCAGGCTGGAACAGGCGGTGATGGCCGAACTCAAGCCGCTCAAGCTGGAACGCGCGCGCTTCATCGTCTCGCTCATCGCACTGGAGGCGGAAGCATGGAACGCACGCGGCAAGGAGCAGGCATCCTTCCTGATCGCGGCCAACCCCGGCCAGCCGCCGGGGCCACTGGCCAAGGTGGCGTCGGGGGGTGAACTGTCGCGCCTGATGCTTGCACTCAAGGTGGTGCTGGCGGGGCGCTCGGCCATCCCCACGCTGGTGTTTGACGAAGTGGATTCCGGTGTGGGCGGGGCCACGGCTTCCGCCATTGGCGAGCGGCTTTATGCAGTGGGCCGCAGCGTGCAGGTACTCGTCGTAACCCACAGCCCGCAGGTGGCTGCACGGGGTGACGCCCATCTGCGCATAAGCAAGAGCGTCAGCCGCGGCCGGACCGAAACGCACGCCGCCCCGCTCGATGACCAGGCCCGCCGTGAGGAAATTGCCCGCATGCTGTCCGGTGATACCATTACGCCCGCCGCCCGCGCCGCCGCCGACAGCCTTCTGAAAGGGGTCTGACATGCCCCCCAAGCCCGGAAATGCATCACTGGCCGGGGAGGCTGAACGCCTGCTGGCCGATTACGCCACGATGGAACAGGATGCGCCGCATGCGGCGCGGACGCTGGCGCAACTGGCGCAACTGCTCCCCGCCCTTGATGCAGCCTACCACCAGAACGACGCGCCACTGGTCGATGACGCGACCTATGACCGCCTGCGCCAGCTCAACACCCTGCTGGAGGCACGCTTCCCCAGGCTGGGCCGCGCCGACAGTCCGGCGCAGCAGGTCGGCGCACCTGCCACGGGCCCTTTCCGCCGCCACCGCCACATGGTGCCCATGCTGTCGCTGGACAACGTGTTCTCGCGGGAGGAATTCGAGGGCTTCATCAGCCGTATCGCCCGCTTCCTCGGGCTGGATGAGGAACAGGCCCGCCAGCTTTCCTTTGTGGCCGAACCCAAGATCGACGGCCTGTCCATCAGCCTGACCTATGAACACGGCCGCTTCGTGCGCGGCACCACGCGCGGCGACGGCACGGAAGGCGAGGACGTGACCGCCAACCTGCGCACGCTGCGCGACATTCCCGACCATCTGCCCGGGCCCTTCCCCGATGTGATCGAGATCCGTGGCGAGGTGTTCCTGTCCAAGCAGGCGTTCCTCGACCTGAATGCCGCACAGGAGCGCGCGGGGGAAAAACCCTTCGCCAACCCGCGCAACGCCGCAGCCGGATCGCTGCGCCAGCTTGATGCGGCCATCACAGCCAGGCGCCCGCTCTCGCTGTTTGCCTATGCCGCGGGGTATTGCAGCGCGCCGCTGGCCGCAACGCATCATGGCTATCTGGCACAGCTTGCTGGGTGGGGGTTCCCGGTCAATCCGCTCAACACGCAGGTCCGGGACGCCGCGGCGGCGGAAGCCTTCATGGACCGGCTGACGCTGGAACGCTCGGCGCTGGACTATGACATTGACGGCATTGTCTACAAGCTGGATGACCGTGCACTGCAGGAACGCCTTGGCTTTGCGGGACGTGCACCACGCTGGGCGGTGGCATGGAAATTCCCCGCCGAACAGGCCGTGACCCGGCTGGAGAGGATCGACATACAGGTCGGCCGCACCGGCGCGCTGACACCGGTGGCCTTTCTGGAACCGGTCAATGTGGGCGGTGTGATCGTGACCCGCGCCAGCCTGCATAACGAGGACGAGATTACGCGCAAGGACATCCGTGAGGGCGATCTTGTACATGTGCAGCGCGCGGGCGATGTGATCCCGCAGGTGACCGGCGTGGTGCTGCCGCGTGATCATGACCGCCCGCCCTATCATTTCCCCCATACCTGCCCCGTATGCGGCGCGCATGCCGAACGGCCCGAGGGCGAGGTGGTGTGGCGCTGCTCGGGCGGGCTGACCTGCCCGGCGCAGGTAGTGGAGCGGCTGACCCATTTCGTCTCGCGCGATGCATTCGACATCGAGGGGCTGGGCGACCGCACCATTGTCGAGTTCCATGAACTGGGCTGGCTGCGCACCCCTGCCGACATCTTCCGCCTGGGCGAACACGAAGCCAAGATCGCCAGCCGTGACGGATGGGGCAAAGTCTCGGCCCACAACCTTGTCACCGCCATCGCCGCGCGGCGCACGATCGAACTGTCGCGGTTGATCTATGCGCTGGGCATCCGCCGTATCGGCATCAACAACGCCCGCCTGCTGGCCCGGCATTACGGATCACTGGCGCGCTGGCGCGAACAGATGGAAAAGGCCGCCATCATCGGCTCGGACGAACGCCTGGAACTGGGGTCGATCACCGGCATTGGTGCGGCCATTGCCGATGAACTGGTGGCCTTCTTTGCCGAAGCCCATAACCGCACCACGCTGGATGACCTGACCGGCGTGCTGGAACGCGTAACCGATGAGGAAGCGGTGGCCGAGGGCACGCTGTCGGGCAAGACCATCGTGTTTACCGGTACACTGACCACCATGACCCGGCCCGAAGCGCGCGCGGTGGCCGAACGTCTGGGCGCACGGGTTTCGGACAGCGTTTCAACACGGACCGACCTGGTTGTGCTGGGTGAAAAGGCCGGGTCAAAGGCCCGCAAGGCCACCGAACTGGGTATCACCACCATGGACGAAGCCGACTGGCGCGTACTGGCAGGCATGCCCCCCACCCCGGAAACATGAGCGGGACGGTCATGACACATGTGCCACCCGGTCCGGGTGGTTTACGGATATCACCCTAGGCCTCCGGGTACCGCCTTTTGTCAGGAAAGGCGGCTTGCCTGAAATCCCTGCCGAAAGAAAACTGACCGGAGCCTGTCCCGCAAACGGCAGTTTGCCGCAACGACAGTTTGCTTCCGACAGTCCTGACAGCATATCCCGCCCGGTGCGCAGGACCGTACGGCACGCAGCACCGAACGGCACGGCACGGCCGCAGCGGAAATATCATTGCCGTTGCGGTATGAATCCGGTTCAACAGCCCCCGCCATGGCCCGTTCCACGGAAGCGGGCGTGACGGTTCATGGTCTCATTCATCTGCGGCGGAAGGCAACAGCCGGTTCCACCACATAGGTATGGCCTTGCCTGTCGCGCTCGCGTAACGTTTGTCCGGGGCAGGTTACGGCCTGTCGGGTTGCGGGAGCATTTATCACCAGTCAGCACGTCATACCGCCGCGATGGGTGCGGCATGGATAAGCGGGAGAATGACATCTCATGACAGCTGCAGGGTCGCGGGGGCGGCTGCTGACAACACGGCGCGGGATGCTGGGCATGGCGGGCGCGGCCGGGTCCGGGCTGCTGCTGCCGCGCGGCGCACGGGCTGCCACCGCCACACCCGCATGGCGCAGGCCACTGGCGGAATCGGATGCGGTCGTTGCCTTTGGTCATACCGGCCCGATTACCGATGGCGGCTGGACCATGGTGCATGACCGTGGCGTGCAGGCAGTGCGGCGGACCTTTCCGAAGCTGCGCACGATCTATGTGGAAAGCGTGCCCTATTCAGCCGATGCCACCCGTATTTTCCGCCAGTTCGTGGCCGAAGGGGCACAGATGGTCTTTGCCACGTCGGAATATGGCGACTTCATGAAGGACGTATCGGACCGCGCGCCGGACGTGGCCTTCATGGAATGCGATGGCACGAACGTGACCGGCAATCTGGGCTGGTATTACGTGGCGCACTGGTATGTCAGCTACATCATCGGCATGGTGGCCGGGCTCATGACCCGCACGGGCAGGATCGGGTTCCTTGGCGCGTTTCCCATCCCGTCGGTCTATGCATCGGCCAATGCAACGCTGCTGGGCGCGCAGTCGGTCAACCCGGCAGTCACGTTGCAGGGCATCACCATCAACGCCTGGTTCGACCCGCAGGCCGCGACCCAGGCCGCCACGGCGCTGGCGGATAACGGATGCGACTTCCTGTGTGGCATCATGGATGAACCGGCCTATCTGCGCGTAGCGGTCCAGCGCGGACTGAAGGCTGCGATGTGGAACACCGGCATGCTGGATTTTGGTCCGGAAGCCTATGTCAGTTCCGTGGCGCTGGACTTCAACGACTTCTATATCACGCAGGTGCGCGAGCTGCTGGCGGGAACATGGCAGCCGCAGGGCCGCTTCCTGACGCTGGGCCACGGCGTGGACCGCGATGACTGGGGACCGAGCGTGCCACCGGACGCGGCACGGCAGGCAGACGCCATGCGCACGCGCATGCTGGCGGGCTACAACCCGTTCCGCGGGCCGATCCATGACAACCATGGCCGCCTGCGCGTGCCTGCCGGGGTCACGCTGAGCGATCTGGATATCTATCACAGCGACTGGGCTGTAGCGGGAGTATCCGGCCTTGAATGAGAACGCCGCCCCGCCGGGCATGCCGCAGGTCACGCCGCCGGTGCTGCAGTTGCGCGGTATTGGCAAGTTCTTTCCGGGCGTGATCGCCAACAAAGACGTGGACCTGGATGTCCGGCCGGGCGAGATCCATGCCCTGCTGGGGGAAAACGGGGCCGGCAAGTCCACGCTGATGAATGTCGTGACCGGCATCTACCAGCCGGAGGAAGGCGAGATCATCCTTGATGGCCATGGCCGGACCTTCGCTTCCCCGCAGGAGGCGATCCGGGCCGGGATCGGCATGGTTCACCAGCATTTCCGGCTGGTTCAGGCCTTTACGGTTGCCGAAAACATCCATCTTGGCTGGGATGAAGCCCCGCGTCTTGCGTCCCCCGCCATCATGGAAGCCCGCACGCGCGAGATTTCGCAGCGCTTCGGCTTTCCCGTCCGGCCCGATGCGCGTGTGTGCGACCTTTCCGCCGGTGAACAGCAGCGTGTGGAAATCCTGCGCGTGCTGGCGCGCAGGGCCCGGCTGCTGATCATGGACGAGCCCACCGCCGTGCTGACACCGGAGGAGACGGGCGGACTGTTCCGCGCGCTCCGCGCCTTCCGCGCGCAGGGCAACGCGGTCATCATCATCAGCCACAAGCTGGATGAGGTGATGGAGATTTCCGACCGTGTCAGCATCCTGCGCGGCGGGCGCAAGGTGGGTACGTTCAGGACGGCGGACTGCACCCCCGCCATGCTGGCGGCCACCATGGTGGGGCGTGACATCGTGCGCCGCGACATGCGTACCCGCCCCGAAGGTGCGGCACCGGTTGCCGCCGATCCGGTCATGCAGCTGCGCCATGTCAGCGTGCGTGACGGGCGGGGTGTCGAGACCCTGCGCGATGTCAGCCTTGACCTGCATGGGGGGGAAATACTGGGCATCGCCGGCGTGGCGGGCAGCGGGCAACGCGAACTGACGCATGTAATGACCGGGCTCATGGCCTGCATGTCTGGCGAGATCATGCTGGCTGGCCATCCTGTAAAGCACGCCAGCCCGGCCCTGTTCGCCCGCGCGGGCGTAGGCCACATACCCGAGGACCGGCTGCGCAGCGCGCTGGCCCCTTCCCTGTCCATCACGGCCAACATGGCGCTGCGTGACTATGCACGCCCCCCCATCGACCGGCACGGCCTGTATGACGCAAAAGCGGCGGATGCGCTGGCACGCACCATTGCACGGCAGGCGGAAGTGGGCATTCCCGACTTTGCCATGCCGGTGCGCAACCTTTCCGGTGGTAACCAGCAGCGTCTTGTCGCACGCCGTGAAATCCGCGTTGCCAGCCGGGTAATGGTGGCGGCCTACCCTGCGCGCGGGCTGGATATCGGGGCCATCGCCACCATGCTGGGCCACCTGACCGCCCTGCGCGACCGGGGGGGCGCGGTCGTGTTCATATCGGAAGACCTGGAGGACCTGATCAACGTATCGGACCGGATCGGGGTAATGTTCCAGGGGCGTCTCATGTCCGTCATCGATGCCAAGGCGGCTGACCTGGCCACCATTGGCCTGCTGATGGGCGGGCGCGAGGTTGCGGACCTGCCCGGCGCGGGGGGCCGGCAGTAATGGCGACACGTGCATTCCAGCGCCTGCCCACCGCCCCTGCCGGGCGCATTCTTGCCCTGCGGCTGGTGGCCATCGTGCTATCGCTGTTCATCATTGCAGGCGTGCTGGCGCTGTCGGGCCACAGCCCGCTCATGCTGTCGGAACTGATCCTGCGCTCCACCATCGGTTCGCGTTTCGGGCTGGAGGATCTGGCCCTGTTCATGTGCCCGCTGCTGCTTACCGGGGCGGCCGTATACGTGTGCGGCATGATCGGGCTGTGGAATATCGGGGCGGAAGGGCAGTTCTACGCCGGCGCCATTGCCGCAACCGGGGTAGCACTGGGCCTGCATGGACCGGCCGCCGTGGTACTGCCGCTCATGACCGTCGGGGGCATACTGGGCGGCATGGCGTGGATTGCGGTGCCCACGCTGGCACGCGCCCATGCCGGGGTGAACGAGATCATCACCACGCTGCTGCTCAACTTCATCGCCGCGCTCCTGACCTATTACCTGACCACCGGCCCGTGGCGGGACCGCATAAGCGGGGCACAGGTTTCCACACAGCGCATTCCGGTCTCCATTCCCGAGATGTGGGGCATCGTGCACTGGGGCTTTCCGGTGGCCATCTTGATGGTAATCGGGCTGGCGCTTGTACTGTCCCGCACGCGGTGGGGGTATGAGATCCGCATGAGCGGCGCCAACCCCGAGGCCGCGCATTATGCCGGCATGCCGGTGCGGCTGCGCATCATCTCGGTCATGCTGCTCTCTGGCGGGCTGGCGGGACTGGCGGGCATGTTCGAGGTCGCGGGCACGGTACACCGGCTGCAGGGCGGCATGGCCAACAATTTCGGCTATCTGGGCATTGTGGTGGCGGTGCTGGCGCGCGGGTCGTGCCTGAACGTGATCCCGGCGGCGCTGTTCATGGCGCTGATCCTGGATTCCGGCATTGTCATGCAGACGCAGCAGCTTTCGGCCTCGGTCGTGCTGGCCATTACCGGACTGATCCTGTTCATGATCGCCATTGGTGATGAACTGGCCCATTACCGGCCAGCAGCCCGAAGCGTACCCGGGGGAAAAGCATCATGATCGCACTGCTGACAGGCATGCTGGCCACCGCCGTGCTGGCCGGTGGCGTGCTGGCGCTGGCCGCGCTGGGTGAAGTGCTGGCCGAACGGGCGGGCGTGACCAATCTGGGCGTGGAAGGGCTGATGGCGCTGGGGGCGGTCACGGCAGTCATGACCGTATCGTCCATCCATTCCCCATGGGCCGGGCTGCTGGCCGCCATACTGGTGGGTGCGGCAGGCGGCATGGTGTTCGCGTTCGGGGCCGTGGTGATGCGGGCAAACCAGGTGCTGTGCGGGCTGGCCACGACCTTCATGGGGCTGGGACTGTCCACTGCCATGGGGCATGATTACGCGGGCCAGCCAGTGGGCACGACATTCGGCCATGTGTCCGTGCCGCTGCTCTCGTCCCTTCCGGTCATCGGTCCGGCAGTTTTCGGGCAGAATATCCTGATCATACCGATTTACGTGCTGATGCCGCTGGCGGTACATTTCATCATGTTCCGCACGCGCCACGGGCTGAACATACGGGCCGTGGGCGAGAACCCGGCGGCGGCGGACGCGGCGGGCATTGCGGTCATGCCCGTGCGCCTGTGGTACGTGACGCTTGGCGGCGCGATGGCCGGAATGGCGGGGGGCTACCTGACCCTGGCTTACGTGCCCGTATGGTCGGAAGGCATGGTGGCAGGACGCGGGTGGATTGCACTGGCGCTGGTCATCTTCGCGGGGTACCGGCCGGTTATCGTAACCCTTTCGGCGCTGCTGTTCGGGCTGGTGACGGCACTGTCCTTTGTGGGGCAGGCGCATAACTGGCCGATTGACCCCGCTTTTTTGAACATGCTGCCCTATCTGGGCACGATGGCCTTCATCATCGTGCCGGTCGTGGTGTGGCACCGCATGCGCCGGGTCATGGCGGCCCCGGCTGCACTGGGGCAGCCCTATTACCGCGAAATACGCTGAACCCCCGCCTGAATCACGGTCCCGCCTTCAGGCCGTGATGCAGGATGTCGGCTGACATATGGCGGGCGTAACTGGCGGAATCCAGGCTGTCAGGGAACTGGCCCAGCAGCTTGAGTTCATCCACATAGCGGGCAATCTGTATTTTCAG
This portion of the Komagataeibacter sp. FNDCF1 genome encodes:
- a CDS encoding ABC transporter permease gives rise to the protein MATRAFQRLPTAPAGRILALRLVAIVLSLFIIAGVLALSGHSPLMLSELILRSTIGSRFGLEDLALFMCPLLLTGAAVYVCGMIGLWNIGAEGQFYAGAIAATGVALGLHGPAAVVLPLMTVGGILGGMAWIAVPTLARAHAGVNEIITTLLLNFIAALLTYYLTTGPWRDRISGAQVSTQRIPVSIPEMWGIVHWGFPVAILMVIGLALVLSRTRWGYEIRMSGANPEAAHYAGMPVRLRIISVMLLSGGLAGLAGMFEVAGTVHRLQGGMANNFGYLGIVVAVLARGSCLNVIPAALFMALILDSGIVMQTQQLSASVVLAITGLILFMIAIGDELAHYRPAARSVPGGKAS
- a CDS encoding ABC transporter permease, which gives rise to MIALLTGMLATAVLAGGVLALAALGEVLAERAGVTNLGVEGLMALGAVTAVMTVSSIHSPWAGLLAAILVGAAGGMVFAFGAVVMRANQVLCGLATTFMGLGLSTAMGHDYAGQPVGTTFGHVSVPLLSSLPVIGPAVFGQNILIIPIYVLMPLAVHFIMFRTRHGLNIRAVGENPAAADAAGIAVMPVRLWYVTLGGAMAGMAGGYLTLAYVPVWSEGMVAGRGWIALALVIFAGYRPVIVTLSALLFGLVTALSFVGQAHNWPIDPAFLNMLPYLGTMAFIIVPVVVWHRMRRVMAAPAALGQPYYREIR